A genomic window from Flavobacterium sp. I3-2 includes:
- a CDS encoding DUF417 family protein: MNKKEGKYNVGVLVMILSTILILLWLGAAKFYDFEAKAIQGLVQNHPLMSWTYNVMNYRTVSNLIGIAEILTAIILIVGLFKKIFLKWAGALMIITFLFTTSFLITTPDVFSLKEGFLVTDFFILKDLVFLGLGITLWCDVDKSKLY, encoded by the coding sequence ATGAATAAAAAAGAGGGTAAATATAATGTTGGGGTTTTAGTTATGATTTTATCAACTATTCTGATTTTACTATGGTTGGGAGCAGCTAAATTCTATGATTTTGAGGCCAAGGCAATACAAGGTTTAGTGCAAAATCATCCTTTAATGAGTTGGACTTATAATGTAATGAATTACAGAACAGTTTCTAATTTAATTGGAATTGCTGAAATTTTAACCGCAATAATTTTGATTGTCGGTTTATTTAAAAAGATTTTTTTGAAATGGGCGGGCGCACTTATGATTATTACTTTTTTGTTTACAACAAGTTTTTTAATAACAACACCAGATGTTTTCAGTTTAAAAGAAGGATTTCTAGTAACAGATTTTTTTATACTTAAAGATTTAGTTTTTCTTGGATTGGGAATCACACTTTGGTGCGATGTAGATAAAAGCAAATTATATTAA
- a CDS encoding type IX secretion system membrane protein PorP/SprF, with the protein MKKIILIALLALNSLTVNAQQDPQYTHYMYNTTNINPAYAGSRGTMSVFGLHREQWVGLNGAPKTNAFSLNTPIKNSNLGLGISFVNDELGVMKENTFSIDLAYTVNLDGYENKLAFGLKGSANLLDVNYGNLNLHNPNDPRLGKDIANQFTPNIGAGIYYYNTKSYIGFSVPNFLESDRYDDNIYATLQTKMHFYLMGGHVFNLNPNLKFKPAVLFKAVQGAPLQSDITANFLFSEKLTLGAAYRIDAAWSALAAFQITNGLMIGYSYDGDTTKLAHYNSGSHEIFLRFELFKKYDRLMSPRFF; encoded by the coding sequence ATGAAAAAAATAATATTAATAGCATTGTTAGCTTTAAATAGTCTAACCGTAAATGCGCAACAAGATCCACAATACACACACTATATGTATAATACCACTAACATAAATCCGGCTTATGCTGGATCTAGAGGAACAATGAGTGTTTTTGGATTGCATCGCGAGCAATGGGTTGGTTTAAATGGTGCGCCAAAAACAAATGCTTTTTCTTTAAACACCCCAATTAAGAATAGTAATTTAGGTTTAGGAATCTCATTTGTTAACGATGAACTTGGTGTGATGAAAGAGAATACATTTTCTATTGATCTTGCTTATACAGTAAATTTAGATGGATATGAAAATAAATTAGCTTTCGGGTTGAAAGGATCTGCAAATTTATTAGATGTAAATTATGGTAATCTAAATTTACATAATCCAAATGATCCACGGTTAGGTAAAGATATTGCTAACCAGTTTACACCAAATATTGGAGCAGGAATTTATTATTACAATACCAAAAGTTATATCGGTTTTTCGGTTCCAAATTTTTTAGAATCTGATCGTTACGATGATAATATTTATGCAACACTTCAAACAAAAATGCATTTTTATTTAATGGGAGGTCATGTTTTTAATTTAAATCCAAATTTGAAATTCAAACCAGCAGTTTTATTTAAGGCTGTCCAAGGTGCTCCTTTACAATCGGATATTACTGCAAATTTTTTGTTCAGCGAAAAGTTAACTTTAGGTGCAGCTTACCGAATAGATGCTGCTTGGAGTGCTTTAGCGGCTTTTCAGATTACAAATGGTTTAATGATTGGATATTCTTATGATGGAGATACCACAAAATTAGCTCATTACAATTCGGGATCGCATGAAATTTTTTTACGATTTGAATTGTTTAAAAAATACGATCGTTTAATGTCACCTAGATTCTTCTAA
- the murB gene encoding UDP-N-acetylmuramate dehydrogenase, with translation MEILKNHSLKSFNTFGIDAKAREFTIVEQIDPLIDLIGRTSKNDFFILGGGSNILLTNDIEKLVIQLNLKGISIIEKSEDFVLVEAMAGEVWHEFVQFTLKNNFGGLENLSLIPGNVGTSPMQNIGAYGIEIKDFFYSCKALNIETLKIETFYNADCKFGYRESVFKNELKGKYIILSVQFKLTKENHNLHIDYGAIKQELEKMQISNPTIQDVSKAVIRIRESKLPNPKEIGNSGSFFKNPVITKKEFNVLLEKNPNMPHYVVSENEIKIPAGWLIEQAGFKGERFGDAGVHKNQALVLVNYGNATGAEILAVAHQIQAKVDELYNIKIVPEVNII, from the coding sequence ATGGAAATCTTAAAAAACCACTCACTTAAATCTTTCAATACATTTGGAATTGATGCAAAAGCTCGTGAATTCACTATTGTAGAACAAATTGACCCATTAATTGATTTAATCGGACGTACTTCTAAAAACGATTTTTTTATTCTTGGAGGTGGTAGCAATATTCTTTTAACAAATGATATCGAAAAGTTGGTTATTCAATTGAATTTGAAAGGTATCTCTATAATTGAAAAATCAGAAGATTTTGTACTTGTTGAAGCAATGGCTGGTGAAGTTTGGCATGAATTTGTTCAATTTACATTGAAAAATAATTTTGGTGGTTTAGAAAATCTTTCCCTTATTCCAGGTAATGTTGGAACATCTCCAATGCAAAATATAGGCGCTTACGGAATCGAAATCAAAGACTTTTTCTATTCATGTAAGGCTTTAAACATAGAAACATTAAAAATTGAAACTTTTTATAATGCTGATTGTAAATTTGGCTATCGCGAAAGTGTTTTCAAGAATGAATTAAAAGGAAAATACATCATTTTGTCCGTTCAATTTAAACTTACAAAAGAAAACCATAATTTACATATCGATTACGGAGCAATAAAACAAGAATTAGAAAAAATGCAAATTTCTAATCCAACGATTCAAGATGTTAGTAAAGCTGTAATTCGAATCAGAGAAAGCAAACTTCCAAATCCAAAAGAAATTGGAAATAGCGGTAGCTTTTTTAAAAATCCGGTGATTACCAAAAAAGAATTTAATGTTTTGTTAGAAAAAAATCCGAACATGCCACATTATGTTGTTTCGGAAAATGAAATAAAAATTCCGGCAGGTTGGTTAATTGAACAAGCAGGTTTTAAAGGTGAACGATTTGGCGATGCTGGCGTTCATAAAAATCAAGCTTTGGTTTTAGTAAATTACGGAAACGCTACTGGTGCTGAAATTTTAGCAGTAGCACATCAGATTCAAGCTAAAGTTGACGAACTTTATAACATTAAAATCGTTCCTGAAGTAAATATTATTTAA
- a CDS encoding OmpA family protein, translating into MKKGIKILSFVFALVLGNTVVQAQVGLKRANREYDNLAYYYAIDTYEQIANKGFVSAEILQKLGNSYYFNGEYAKANKWYEILFSEFDIDSLDSEYFYRYAETLRNIGDNSKADFYFKQFAIHNQNAIRTSLINLDHDQNAAIDKNSNRYILNSLKINSPYSDYSANFHGNTLLFTSARDTGNFVKRIFSWTGGSFSKIYQTEIDSLGNLSKPKRFKGKVTSIFNESSPVITKDGKTMYFTRNNFLHGERGYDHNNITLLKIYRAEFIDNKWTNVIELPFNDNNFNTAHPTLNESEDIMYFISDRPGGFGNSDIWQIPITADGFDKPMNLGAEINTDGRETFVFLTDNNELYFSSDGRPGLGGLDVFATKIMKDGSFSPVQNVGAPINSEFDDFGYIINRQTKKGYFSSNRKGGVGKDDMYGFLETKSLNFNCAQELGLIIIDSKSKNILPNAKIDLFDMGYDLKASTNRMKDGSYYFDIDFECNESYRVRVDFPDYEIKEEVVLLDSEPGKTFRTIEITKKKIEIKPQDDLFKVLSLNPIYFDFDKDYIRPDAAIELAKIVSVMKDNPNMIIDIRAFTDSRGNDEYNLKLSERRAKSTAEWIISQGIASERITYKGFGETLLLNHCKNGVNCSEQEHELNRRSEFIVIKI; encoded by the coding sequence ATGAAAAAAGGAATAAAAATTCTCAGCTTCGTATTTGCGTTGGTTCTTGGAAATACGGTTGTTCAAGCTCAAGTTGGATTAAAACGTGCAAATCGCGAATATGATAATTTGGCTTATTATTATGCGATTGATACGTATGAGCAAATTGCAAATAAAGGTTTTGTAAGTGCAGAAATTTTACAAAAGTTAGGTAATTCTTATTATTTCAATGGAGAATATGCCAAAGCAAATAAATGGTATGAAATTTTATTTTCTGAATTTGATATTGACTCTCTAGATTCAGAATATTTTTATCGTTATGCAGAAACATTAAGAAATATTGGTGATAATTCAAAAGCTGATTTTTATTTTAAACAGTTTGCAATTCATAATCAAAATGCAATTCGAACGTCATTAATCAATTTAGATCATGATCAAAATGCTGCGATTGATAAAAATTCAAACAGATATATTTTGAATTCATTGAAAATAAATTCTCCATATTCAGATTACAGCGCAAATTTTCATGGAAATACATTATTATTTACTTCTGCTCGTGATACCGGAAATTTCGTGAAACGTATATTTAGTTGGACCGGTGGTTCTTTTTCTAAAATTTATCAAACAGAAATCGATTCGCTAGGTAATCTGTCTAAACCAAAGCGTTTTAAAGGAAAAGTTACTAGTATATTTAATGAATCTTCGCCAGTAATTACCAAAGATGGTAAAACCATGTATTTTACAAGAAATAATTTTTTACATGGCGAACGCGGTTATGATCATAATAATATAACATTATTAAAAATTTATCGTGCTGAATTTATCGATAATAAATGGACAAATGTTATTGAACTACCGTTTAACGATAATAATTTTAATACAGCACATCCAACTTTAAATGAATCCGAAGATATTATGTATTTTATTTCTGACCGTCCAGGTGGATTCGGAAATTCTGATATTTGGCAAATTCCAATCACAGCTGATGGTTTTGACAAACCAATGAATTTAGGTGCTGAAATTAATACAGATGGTCGAGAAACTTTTGTTTTTTTAACGGATAATAACGAATTGTATTTTTCTAGTGACGGGCGACCTGGTTTAGGAGGTTTAGATGTTTTTGCTACTAAAATCATGAAAGATGGAAGTTTCAGTCCTGTTCAGAATGTGGGTGCACCAATCAATAGTGAATTTGATGATTTCGGATACATCATTAATAGACAAACCAAAAAAGGTTATTTTTCTAGCAATCGAAAAGGAGGCGTTGGTAAAGACGATATGTATGGCTTTCTTGAAACTAAAAGCTTAAATTTCAATTGTGCTCAAGAGTTAGGATTAATTATCATTGATAGTAAAAGTAAAAACATACTTCCAAATGCAAAAATTGATTTGTTTGATATGGGCTATGATTTGAAGGCTTCAACAAATCGAATGAAAGATGGGAGTTATTATTTTGATATTGATTTTGAATGTAACGAAAGTTATCGCGTTCGAGTTGATTTTCCTGATTATGAAATCAAAGAAGAGGTTGTATTATTGGATAGCGAACCTGGTAAAACATTCAGAACAATTGAGATAACTAAAAAGAAAATCGAAATCAAACCTCAAGATGATTTGTTTAAAGTATTGAGTTTAAATCCAATTTATTTTGATTTTGATAAAGATTACATTCGTCCAGATGCTGCTATTGAATTGGCTAAAATTGTTTCGGTAATGAAAGATAATCCTAATATGATTATTGATATTCGTGCTTTTACTGATAGTAGAGGAAATGATGAATATAATTTGAAATTATCTGAACGTAGAGCTAAATCTACTGCCGAATGGATTATCTCTCAGGGTATTGCTTCAGAACGAATAACTTATAAAGGATTCGGTGAAACACTTCTTTTAAATCATTGTAAAAATGGTGTCAATTGTTCTGAGCAAGAACACGAACTAAATAGAAGATCTGAATTTATTGTAATTAAAATTTAA
- a CDS encoding collagen-like protein, which produces MKNKLFPLAFALMGNLAYSQFGIGTLQPNNSSQLDVVSDNRGILIPRVQLTSTTDSSTITAGNTNSLLVFNLTDNSFIKPGFYYWFDSSWKKLTNSTDLEQIIDPHVGDVTLQVINGNLVFVDVHGNIGQIPISDLNIITNLVNNNDGTYNYTNEINQLTTIDVPQDVINNFEDIISNTTVLESTVNYLTNTKVGGNLSYNGSIFSYIDSNDTVQNFTIADIETTTYLTLSDDLQSFEYKNEDNEIVTVNLLAGPQGIEGKSAYEIWQGLPGNDGKSVIEFMNSLKGEMGLVGLTGLTGATGPTGATGPKGATGAAGPSGAVGPEGPEGPVGPAGPAGTKGDTGVAGPEGPTGPTGPMGPTGPVGAMGPTGPTGPTGPAGIGGKTTAGDAIGLTGNGSNMDPYHLSVRVDNGLIIDDNKVKIGGQLSESITLTTTSSNTLSIVGLESGKTSDKILVTDSNGVLKSAKAVAPNYFNLPTLVLPTTNSNLPSYVTYTSGIFSVDLFDLYTKQFGMVGNVVGTSRSAIRSENAESTLPLYAQNELEYFITYFDNTVYNPLTITLSEDGILTYTIVPSGVATSKTYMNVVFKVN; this is translated from the coding sequence ATGAAAAACAAATTATTTCCATTAGCTTTTGCTTTAATGGGGAATCTCGCGTATTCCCAATTTGGCATTGGAACTTTACAGCCAAACAATTCTTCGCAATTGGATGTAGTTTCTGATAATCGAGGAATTTTAATTCCTAGGGTTCAATTAACTTCAACTACTGATTCATCAACAATTACAGCTGGTAATACTAATTCTTTGTTAGTTTTCAATTTGACTGACAATTCATTTATTAAACCAGGATTTTATTATTGGTTTGATAGTAGTTGGAAAAAACTTACAAATTCGACTGATTTAGAACAAATTATTGATCCGCATGTAGGAGATGTTACTTTACAAGTTATTAATGGAAATTTAGTTTTTGTAGATGTTCATGGTAATATCGGACAAATTCCTATTTCTGATTTGAATATTATTACAAATCTTGTCAATAATAATGATGGAACCTATAATTATACCAACGAAATTAATCAGCTAACAACGATTGATGTGCCTCAGGATGTAATTAATAATTTCGAAGATATTATTTCTAATACAACTGTATTGGAATCAACGGTAAATTATCTAACAAATACTAAAGTTGGTGGAAATTTATCTTATAACGGATCTATTTTTAGTTACATTGATTCCAATGATACTGTTCAAAATTTTACCATTGCTGATATTGAAACTACTACATATCTAACATTAAGTGATGATCTTCAGTCTTTTGAATATAAAAATGAAGATAATGAAATTGTAACCGTTAATTTATTAGCTGGACCGCAAGGTATCGAAGGTAAATCTGCATATGAGATATGGCAAGGTTTACCTGGAAATGATGGAAAATCTGTCATTGAATTTATGAATAGTTTAAAAGGAGAAATGGGATTAGTTGGTTTAACTGGACTAACAGGCGCAACAGGACCAACTGGTGCAACAGGACCAAAAGGCGCAACTGGTGCAGCTGGACCTTCAGGTGCAGTGGGACCTGAAGGACCAGAGGGACCAGTAGGACCAGCGGGGCCCGCCGGAACCAAAGGAGATACAGGTGTTGCTGGACCGGAAGGACCAACAGGACCAACAGGTCCGATGGGACCAACAGGACCAGTTGGAGCTATGGGACCAACAGGTCCAACAGGACCAACAGGACCTGCAGGAATCGGTGGGAAAACTACTGCTGGTGATGCTATTGGATTGACAGGTAATGGTTCGAATATGGATCCGTATCACTTGTCTGTAAGAGTTGATAACGGTTTAATTATCGATGATAACAAAGTAAAAATTGGTGGACAATTATCAGAATCAATTACTTTAACGACAACCTCTTCAAATACTTTGTCAATTGTCGGTTTAGAATCTGGTAAAACTTCAGATAAAATTCTTGTTACAGATAGTAATGGAGTTTTGAAATCGGCAAAAGCTGTTGCGCCAAATTATTTTAATTTACCAACACTTGTTTTACCAACTACGAATTCCAATCTTCCGAGTTATGTAACTTACACTTCTGGTATTTTTTCAGTGGATTTATTTGATTTATACACCAAGCAATTTGGTATGGTAGGTAATGTCGTAGGTACTTCAAGATCTGCTATAAGAAGCGAAAATGCAGAATCTACTTTGCCATTGTACGCTCAAAATGAATTAGAATATTTCATAACGTATTTTGATAATACGGTTTATAATCCTTTGACAATTACATTGTCTGAAGATGGTATTTTGACTTATACGATTGTTCCTTCAGGAGTTGCTACTTCAAAAACATATATGAATGTAGTTTTTAAAGTAAACTAA
- a CDS encoding glycosyltransferase produces MKENLSLPPELLNLAPMLLLYVFIAIVIVQLFYYLGVFSSFSFSKENENNPKRIPVSVIVYARNQAEDVKRLLPNLVNQNYHDYELVLVDNASSDETLDIFKEYAQMFSNIRLCRVENNEAFWNNKKYAHTLAIKASKNEYLLFIDAEQNIDNEFWIISMASNFTFNKTIILGPSMYKKAKGFFNKIIRYDSVFSQLHSFSWVNYGAPFSYFSKNLGYKKEEFYKVNGFITHMNNRLGEHEFFINEASLSKNTTYTISKNAFVYLESITKLNEWQSKKNEDEMVLSKLNNGTRFKVRFFNASQFLFFLLAIALLSLQIEWIITTIIICFRYVISWVVVGKSLGKFQQKDLIWMFPILEFHRTINQVKYSLNNMFRKKIA; encoded by the coding sequence TTGAAAGAAAATTTAAGTTTACCACCTGAGTTATTAAACCTTGCACCTATGCTATTACTTTATGTATTTATAGCAATAGTTATTGTTCAATTATTTTATTATTTAGGCGTATTTTCAAGTTTTTCTTTTTCGAAAGAAAACGAGAACAACCCAAAACGCATTCCTGTATCTGTAATTGTTTATGCTAGAAATCAGGCAGAAGATGTAAAACGTTTACTTCCGAATTTAGTTAATCAAAATTATCATGATTACGAATTGGTCTTGGTTGACAATGCTTCTTCAGATGAAACATTGGATATTTTCAAAGAATATGCTCAAATGTTTTCAAACATTAGATTGTGCCGAGTTGAAAATAATGAAGCTTTTTGGAATAATAAAAAATACGCTCACACGCTAGCAATTAAAGCTTCTAAAAACGAATATTTACTTTTTATTGATGCTGAACAAAATATCGATAATGAGTTTTGGATTATTTCCATGGCGTCTAATTTCACCTTTAATAAAACCATAATTTTAGGTCCATCGATGTACAAAAAAGCAAAAGGTTTTTTTAATAAAATAATCCGATACGATTCTGTTTTTTCGCAATTACACAGTTTTTCTTGGGTAAATTACGGTGCTCCATTTTCATATTTTTCTAAAAATCTTGGTTATAAAAAAGAAGAATTTTACAAAGTAAACGGATTTATCACACATATGAATAATCGTTTAGGTGAACATGAATTTTTTATAAATGAAGCTTCTCTGAGTAAAAACACAACTTATACAATTTCAAAAAATGCATTTGTCTATTTAGAATCCATCACAAAGTTAAATGAATGGCAATCTAAAAAAAATGAAGACGAAATGGTTTTGTCGAAATTAAACAACGGAACTCGATTTAAAGTTAGATTTTTCAACGCCTCGCAGTTTTTGTTTTTTCTATTGGCAATTGCGTTATTGAGCTTACAAATCGAATGGATTATAACCACCATCATCATTTGTTTTAGATATGTAATCAGTTGGGTTGTTGTTGGAAAATCGCTTGGAAAATTTCAACAAAAAGATTTGATTTGGATGTTTCCGATTTTAGAATTTCATCGAACAATCAATCAAGTGAAATATTCGTTAAATAACATGTTTAGAAAAAAAATAGCCTAG
- a CDS encoding gliding motility-associated C-terminal domain-containing protein, which translates to MRKIVNTIALLILGLHCQAQSNESINRGLIFTNAGTQISTNLNFTNESTGNFINNGQFHFYGDYKNEGLFSFSSASNSGHVFFEGKNNSSQKISGDSPSFFFDVTFEKPNTDESFQLSNEIESSGVVNFNNGIVKIENTGSFMFLKGANQTNASHKSFVDGLVTKQGNDAFKFPIGGSGKYRFASISAPALVVDQYNAQYFFENTNNLYPHKNKTGVIDQINEKEFWIINQEIHSKTSVILTLSWENNVTPAELLVENAKYLHIVRWDSNQNLWVDEGGIVDFSNKTVSTPVEVDGFGVFTLATIKSNLINPGDVVIYDGVTPDGDGINDYLIIDNIQKFPKNSVRIFNRWGAEIYKTINYDSDNNVFNGYANTGNVIDGSEKLPTGTYYYILEYEYNRNGESFVVNKAGFLHLETSN; encoded by the coding sequence ATGAGAAAAATAGTAAATACAATAGCATTATTGATTTTGGGTTTACATTGTCAAGCTCAATCCAATGAATCGATTAATCGTGGACTTATTTTTACAAATGCTGGAACTCAAATTTCAACTAATTTAAATTTCACGAATGAATCTACTGGTAATTTCATAAACAATGGACAATTTCATTTTTATGGAGATTATAAAAACGAAGGGTTATTCAGTTTTTCATCTGCCTCAAATTCTGGGCATGTATTTTTTGAAGGAAAAAATAATTCATCCCAAAAAATTTCTGGAGATTCTCCAAGTTTCTTTTTTGATGTGACGTTTGAAAAACCAAATACAGATGAATCTTTTCAATTATCAAATGAAATTGAAAGTTCTGGTGTTGTAAATTTTAATAATGGAATCGTTAAAATAGAAAATACAGGTTCTTTTATGTTTTTAAAAGGAGCGAATCAAACCAATGCTTCGCATAAAAGTTTTGTGGATGGTTTGGTTACCAAACAAGGAAACGATGCTTTTAAGTTTCCAATTGGAGGCTCAGGTAAATATCGTTTTGCAAGTATTTCTGCTCCAGCTCTTGTTGTTGATCAATACAATGCGCAATATTTTTTCGAAAACACAAACAATTTATATCCACATAAAAATAAAACAGGTGTTATAGATCAGATTAATGAAAAAGAATTTTGGATTATCAATCAAGAGATTCACAGTAAAACCTCTGTGATACTTACATTATCATGGGAAAATAATGTAACACCTGCCGAATTACTCGTTGAAAACGCAAAATATTTACATATTGTCCGTTGGGATTCTAATCAAAATCTTTGGGTAGATGAAGGTGGAATTGTTGATTTTTCTAACAAAACAGTTTCTACTCCAGTTGAAGTTGATGGATTTGGTGTTTTTACTTTAGCTACAATAAAATCAAATTTAATTAATCCAGGTGACGTCGTTATCTACGATGGTGTTACGCCAGATGGTGATGGTATAAATGATTATCTGATTATTGATAATATTCAAAAGTTCCCAAAAAATTCGGTTAGAATATTCAATCGTTGGGGAGCAGAAATCTATAAAACAATCAATTACGATAGTGATAATAATGTTTTCAATGGTTATGCAAATACAGGAAATGTCATTGATGGATCTGAAAAGTTACCAACTGGAACTTATTATTATATTTTAGAATATGAATATAATCGAAATGGAGAATCTTTTGTGGTAAACAAAGCAGGTTTTTTACATTTAGAAACAAGTAATTAA
- a CDS encoding helix-turn-helix domain-containing protein has product MTRKYIDISAGEFFMHKNNPDFCGLGVIKSVEPLKTLVYNKGKQQIVTIDGIEYNFPEKSFLPLVVNQKFNFEYPEYLVAWQFNREFYCILDHDTEVGCVGFLFYGINHPMFIRLTEDENKEIIFLESRFQIEWESNDRFQGEMLRTLLKHLIIKITRLAKSQSEIYQSFSDDKLDIVRRLSVLIELNYKKEHSVKFYADALNKSPKTLSNIFSILKQQAPSKLIHNRITLEAKRYLNYTDKTAKEIAFELGFEDVSSFSRFFKRNTGVNISSFKVEFK; this is encoded by the coding sequence ATGACTAGAAAATATATTGATATTTCAGCTGGAGAGTTTTTTATGCACAAGAATAATCCAGATTTTTGTGGTTTAGGAGTAATCAAATCTGTAGAACCTTTAAAAACATTAGTCTACAACAAAGGAAAACAGCAAATTGTAACCATTGATGGAATTGAATATAACTTCCCTGAAAAATCTTTTTTGCCTTTAGTTGTCAATCAAAAATTTAATTTCGAATATCCTGAATATCTTGTTGCTTGGCAATTTAACAGGGAATTTTATTGTATTTTAGATCACGATACAGAAGTTGGTTGTGTTGGATTTTTATTCTATGGAATAAATCATCCAATGTTCATCAGATTAACTGAAGACGAAAACAAAGAAATTATTTTCTTGGAAAGTAGATTTCAAATAGAATGGGAATCTAACGATCGGTTTCAAGGCGAAATGTTAAGAACTTTATTAAAACATTTAATAATTAAAATTACACGATTAGCTAAATCTCAATCTGAAATTTACCAAAGTTTTAGTGATGATAAACTAGATATTGTCCGAAGACTTTCTGTATTAATCGAATTAAATTATAAAAAAGAACATAGCGTAAAATTCTATGCTGATGCGTTAAATAAATCTCCTAAAACATTAAGTAATATTTTTTCGATTTTAAAACAACAAGCTCCTTCAAAATTAATACACAATCGAATTACGCTTGAAGCCAAAAGATATTTAAACTACACTGACAAAACAGCAAAAGAAATCGCATTTGAATTAGGATTTGAAGATGTTTCTAGCTTCAGTAGATTTTTCAAAAGAAACACAGGAGTAAACATTTCGTCTTTCAAAGTTGAATTTAAATAA
- a CDS encoding HdeD family acid-resistance protein, with protein sequence MSTFLKTIQKSVKHWYIPAIIGVLLIGVGIYTYSTPIATYATLTIIFSISFLFTGLMELAFAIQNQKNIEGWGWYLMGGIFDTVVGFILLTHPAVSAAMLPIFIGFTLLFRSMQGLGFAFEHKNYGSNNWGGLAFASALGLIFSLLLIFNPIFAEAYLVVLTSLAFVFVGFSTIVLAFQLKKLKNISSKIQGKIQDKIEDLKEEYYDHINKN encoded by the coding sequence ATGAGTACATTTTTAAAAACAATTCAAAAATCAGTAAAACACTGGTACATTCCTGCAATTATTGGAGTTTTATTAATTGGTGTTGGAATTTACACGTATTCTACTCCAATTGCGACTTACGCAACGTTAACAATAATTTTTAGTATTTCATTTTTATTTACAGGTTTAATGGAATTAGCTTTTGCTATACAAAATCAGAAAAATATTGAAGGTTGGGGTTGGTATTTAATGGGAGGAATCTTTGATACTGTTGTTGGTTTTATCTTATTAACACATCCTGCTGTTTCGGCAGCAATGCTTCCAATTTTCATTGGTTTTACTTTATTATTCCGCTCAATGCAAGGATTAGGATTTGCATTCGAACACAAAAACTACGGTTCAAACAATTGGGGAGGTTTAGCTTTTGCTAGTGCGCTTGGATTAATTTTTTCTTTATTATTGATTTTTAATCCTATTTTTGCTGAAGCTTACTTGGTTGTATTAACTTCTTTAGCTTTTGTTTTTGTTGGTTTTTCTACAATTGTTTTGGCTTTTCAATTAAAAAAATTGAAAAATATTTCATCAAAAATTCAAGGAAAAATACAAGATAAAATAGAAGATTTAAAAGAAGAATATTACGATCACATTAATAAAAATTAG
- a CDS encoding RNA polymerase sigma factor codes for MNIKEKIELAKIGDQVAFTSILNYYWNEVYNFMLKRSGNETDAEDISIETFSKAFDKIKNYNPEYAFNTWLISIAKNVHIDMLRKRKATQFVEMTEDEEFIYKNIADDSPTLEDELIFEQNLATLKNCIKQLKPHYQEVIQLRYFQEMSYNEIADEINEPLNNVKIKLLRAKKLLVELIASNK; via the coding sequence ATAAACATTAAGGAAAAAATTGAATTGGCTAAAATAGGCGACCAAGTTGCTTTTACTTCTATTCTAAATTATTATTGGAACGAGGTTTATAATTTTATGCTAAAACGCAGTGGAAATGAAACCGATGCTGAAGATATTAGCATTGAAACATTTTCAAAAGCATTTGATAAAATTAAAAATTACAATCCGGAATATGCTTTTAATACATGGCTAATCAGCATAGCTAAAAATGTACATATTGATATGTTACGTAAACGAAAAGCTACTCAATTTGTTGAAATGACAGAAGACGAAGAATTCATTTACAAAAACATTGCAGATGATTCACCAACATTGGAAGATGAATTGATTTTTGAACAGAATTTAGCTACTTTAAAAAATTGTATCAAACAACTGAAACCACATTATCAAGAAGTTATTCAGTTGCGCTATTTTCAAGAAATGAGCTATAATGAAATTGCCGATGAAATCAATGAACCATTGAATAATGTAAAAATAAAATTACTTAGAGCAAAAAAATTATTAGTAGAATTGATTGCTTCAAATAAATAA